Proteins encoded in a region of the Quercus lobata isolate SW786 chromosome 8, ValleyOak3.0 Primary Assembly, whole genome shotgun sequence genome:
- the LOC115957359 gene encoding WRKY transcription factor 55 encodes MEETNPISIIRQGCKLARELEANLPNLTDQHNMLLTSCVEIIKVFNTARERLYTTQYRDPMSHNPMNMLIRQPQESQQTQIEAAADLQGWLRSNYTQAMDIFQLQLQADQSRNPFETQKLGSDVHVAAAGRDHAEASARSRSTGGGEFPVPPIDVSDSGTGNSSSQRQRRRRDDGERRTLTVPVPRIGNTEIPPEDGFTWRKYGQKEILGSKYPRGYFRCTHQKLYQCPAKKLVQRLDDDPYMFEVTYRGGHTCHMSSTAPSIPPPPDQISHDIAQFIASQPLPSSSVPLSSWLSMDSLGRGGSGSGAGPSTTRSGKEVEFPVADMADVMFNSGSSSSNSMDFLFQAPEDVKWKPGDKQG; translated from the exons ATGGAGGAGACAAATCCAATATCTATAATCCGTCAAGGGTGTAAGTTAGCAAGAGAACTTGAAGCAAACCTACCAAACCTCACTGACCAGCACAACATGCTCTTAACATCCTGTGTTGAAATCATAAAGGTTTTCAATACAGCAAGGGAACGACTATACACTACTCAATATCGGGACCCCATGTCACACAACCCCATGAACATGCTAATCCGACAACCACAGGAGTCACAACAGACTCAGATTGAAGCAGCTGCTGATCTGCAGGGATGGCTAAGGTCTAATTACACCCAAGCAATGGACATATTTCAATTACAACTTCAAGCTGATCAAAGCAGGAACCCATTTGAGACGCAGAAATTGGGGTCCGATGTCCATGTTGCAGCAGCTGGAAGAGATCATGCGGAAGCTTCTGCACGATCTAGGAGCACAGGAGGAGGAGAGTTTCCGGTTCCACCAATTGACGTATCAGATTCTGGTACTGGTAATTCATCCTCACAAAGACAGCGAAGAAG GAGGGATGATGGGGAGAGACGGACATTGACGGTGCCTGTACCTCGGATTGGAAATACTGAGATTCCACCGGAGGACGGCTTTACATGGAGGAAATACGGCCAGAAAGAGATACTTGGCTCAAAATACCCAAG AGGTTACTTTAGGTGCACCCACCAGAAGTTATACCAATGCCCAGCCAAGAAACTCGTGCAGAGGCTGGATGACGATCCCTACATGTTTGAAGTGACATATCGAGGTGGTCACACATGCCACATGTCATCCACGGCACCATCAATTCCACCACCACCTGATCAAATTTCACATGACATTGCCCAATTTATAGCTTCCCAGCCTCTACCATCTAGTTCAGTTCCTCTAAGCAGTTGGCTCTCAATGGACAGTCTAGGAAGGGGAGGAAGTGGTAGTGGTGCGGGTCCTTCCACCACACGAAGTGGCAAAGAAGTTGAATTCCCGGTTGCAGATATGGCTGATGTAATGTTTAACTCAGGCAGCAGTAGTAGCAATAGCATGGATTTTCTATTCCAAGCCCCCGAAGATGTTAAATGGAAGCCAGGTGACAAACAAGGTTGA